A portion of the Armatimonadota bacterium genome contains these proteins:
- a CDS encoding hydroxymethylglutaryl-CoA lyase, translated as MKLPKRVRIVEVGPRDGLQNEPVALSWQDRTQFIDLLSAAGFSAIEAGAFVKPSLVPQMADTGDVLKAIQRNLGVRYPVLVPNAKGLQLAVESGAQEIAVFAAASESFSQKNINMTIEQSLANYAEVVAQAKGAGLWVRAYVSTAFDCPYEGAVPVKAVSSVANQLGKIGADEIAIGDTIGTATPARVSKLTDSLLRVIPPERLAYHFHDTRGMAAANVLTAMLHGIWIFDSSAAGLGGCPFAPGAAGNLASEDLLYMLSEMGIETGVDIEKLTEASRFVLEKLHRPAASRTLQAILSK; from the coding sequence ATAAAACTGCCCAAGCGCGTCAGAATCGTCGAGGTCGGACCACGGGACGGTCTTCAGAACGAGCCGGTCGCTCTATCGTGGCAGGATAGAACTCAGTTCATCGATCTCCTTTCGGCGGCCGGCTTCAGCGCCATCGAGGCGGGCGCATTCGTCAAGCCGTCGCTCGTGCCTCAGATGGCCGATACGGGCGACGTCCTCAAGGCCATACAACGCAACTTAGGGGTTCGCTACCCGGTCTTGGTGCCCAACGCCAAAGGCCTTCAGCTCGCAGTCGAATCAGGCGCCCAAGAAATCGCCGTCTTCGCAGCAGCCAGCGAATCGTTCAGCCAAAAAAACATCAACATGACCATCGAACAGTCGCTGGCCAACTATGCCGAGGTCGTGGCGCAGGCTAAGGGAGCGGGACTTTGGGTTCGCGCCTACGTCTCGACGGCCTTTGATTGCCCGTACGAAGGCGCAGTGCCGGTCAAGGCCGTATCTTCGGTTGCCAACCAACTCGGCAAGATCGGCGCGGATGAGATTGCTATCGGCGACACCATTGGTACCGCGACTCCCGCCAGAGTTTCCAAACTGACGGACTCCTTGTTGAGGGTGATTCCGCCAGAAAGACTTGCCTACCACTTCCACGACACGCGAGGCATGGCGGCGGCCAACGTTTTAACGGCCATGCTTCATGGAATCTGGATATTCGACTCGTCTGCCGCCGGTTTGGGCGGATGTCCCTTTGCGCCCGGAGCCGCCGGCAACTTAGCCTCAGAAGACCTCCTCTATATGCTGTCCGAGATGGGCATCGAAACCGGCGTCGACATCGAGAAACTGACCGAAGCTTCTCGATTCGTGCTCGAAAAGCTCCATCGACCTGCGGCGAGTCGCACATTGCAGGCCATTTTATCCAAGTAA
- a CDS encoding ATP-grasp domain-containing protein, whose product MKRVLIANRGEIARRIIQACTESGIETVAVYTDADSRAGYLSHATQSRRIGDSYLQSDRIIQAAIESESNAIHPGYGFLAENAEFAEACQRSGLTFIGPPPSAMRLLGNKDDAKRLAQQAGARVVPGYFGEDQSDDRLKAEAQKIGFPLLIKAIAGGGGRGQRVVDNASDLAPNLAAARREAQGAFGDDRLMIEKLIAPARHVEVQILADVHGSAIHLFERDCSAQRRRQKIIEESPAPKLSSEARDRLTNSAVAIAKKAGYTNAGTVEFLVSGDEVYFLEVNARLQVEHPVTELVTGIDLVKAQLRIAQGLPAPDQPSSQYGWAIEARICAEDPYSNFAPSTGTALYVEWPRRPFVRVDSALESGDEITLNYDSLLGKVIAWGADRDEAIDRLRLALQETVILGIWTNVGFLIDLIGSAAFRSGSITIDSVENMEITPPPPTDEVLIALAQARPIESAQSQGPWIDAWRLKAQ is encoded by the coding sequence GTGAAACGAGTTTTGATCGCCAATCGAGGCGAGATCGCAAGGCGAATCATCCAGGCGTGCACGGAATCCGGCATCGAAACGGTTGCCGTTTACACCGATGCCGACTCTCGCGCTGGCTATCTTTCCCATGCAACCCAAAGTCGCCGCATCGGCGACAGCTACTTGCAGTCCGACCGCATAATCCAAGCAGCCATAGAGTCCGAGTCCAACGCCATCCATCCCGGATACGGCTTTCTGGCTGAAAACGCTGAGTTTGCCGAAGCCTGTCAAAGGTCTGGTCTTACCTTCATTGGTCCCCCGCCAAGCGCAATGCGACTTCTAGGCAACAAAGACGATGCGAAGCGACTGGCGCAACAGGCTGGCGCTAGGGTCGTCCCTGGCTACTTTGGAGAAGACCAATCGGACGACCGGTTAAAAGCAGAGGCCCAAAAAATCGGATTTCCACTGCTCATCAAGGCGATTGCGGGCGGCGGTGGTCGCGGTCAGCGCGTCGTTGACAACGCTAGCGATCTGGCCCCTAACCTTGCCGCCGCTCGACGCGAAGCCCAAGGCGCATTTGGAGACGATCGCCTAATGATCGAGAAGCTTATCGCGCCCGCCCGCCATGTAGAGGTTCAAATCTTGGCCGACGTTCATGGAAGCGCCATCCATCTGTTCGAGCGCGATTGTTCTGCCCAGCGGCGCCGGCAGAAGATCATCGAAGAAAGCCCAGCGCCTAAACTCTCGTCCGAAGCGCGAGATCGGCTCACGAATTCTGCAGTAGCGATTGCCAAGAAAGCCGGTTACACCAATGCGGGCACGGTCGAGTTTCTTGTATCGGGCGACGAGGTCTACTTTCTCGAAGTCAATGCGCGTCTGCAGGTCGAACACCCGGTAACCGAACTGGTAACCGGCATCGATCTTGTCAAAGCCCAGCTAAGGATCGCACAAGGACTACCGGCGCCCGATCAACCGAGTAGCCAGTACGGATGGGCGATCGAAGCCAGAATCTGCGCCGAAGACCCCTATTCAAACTTCGCTCCATCGACCGGAACAGCCCTCTATGTCGAATGGCCGAGAAGACCCTTCGTTCGGGTAGACAGCGCGCTAGAATCTGGAGACGAGATCACCCTCAACTACGATTCGCTTCTTGGCAAGGTCATCGCATGGGGAGCAGACCGCGACGAAGCCATCGATCGTCTGAGACTGGCGCTGCAGGAAACTGTAATCCTTGGAATCTGGACCAACGTCGGATTCCTGATAGACCTGATCGGTTCGGCGGCCTTCCGGTCGGGTTCTATAACGATCGACAGCGTAGAGAATATGGAGATAACCCCACCCCCGCCTACCGATGAAGTCTTGATCGCTTTGGCTCAGGCTCGACCGATAGAGTCTGCACAAAGCCAAGGCCCATGGATCGATGCATGGAGGCTTAAAGCCCAATGA
- the rlmN gene encoding 23S rRNA (adenine(2503)-C(2))-methyltransferase RlmN gives MNAVQTQPLVGLSTIDMAGIVEQLGHPIYRARQMARWVYTANCRSFDQMTDLPASLRSLLEEKFQIEAIKLYLKQESADGTIKCLVELSDKEQVECVLLPFKDRTSVCLSSQVGCAMGCHFCATAQLGAGRNLTPGEIVDQLLLMQSLSSSRISHVVFMGMGEPMLNFDNVLTSIRLMNKEIGIGMRRMTISTVGIVPRILDLAKEKLQITLAVSLHAPNDELRKSLMPVAKKWSIAELLDACRSYFAQTGRRVTFEYLLLKGINDQAEHADQLAGLLKGFPCLVNLIPFNFVRTDLNFQRPGSSQVRLFRDKLTEKGIETTQREEKGHDIAAACGQLKGSRL, from the coding sequence ATGAATGCTGTTCAAACCCAACCACTGGTCGGCCTCTCGACGATCGATATGGCAGGAATCGTCGAGCAGTTAGGCCATCCGATCTATCGAGCGCGACAGATGGCTCGCTGGGTCTACACGGCCAACTGCCGCAGCTTCGACCAGATGACGGACCTGCCTGCAAGCCTCCGTTCGCTGCTTGAAGAAAAGTTTCAGATTGAGGCCATAAAGTTATACTTAAAACAGGAATCGGCAGACGGAACGATCAAATGTCTTGTAGAACTGTCCGACAAGGAACAAGTCGAGTGTGTGCTTCTGCCTTTCAAAGACCGGACCAGCGTATGCCTCAGTTCGCAGGTAGGCTGCGCCATGGGTTGCCATTTTTGCGCAACGGCACAATTAGGCGCCGGAAGGAACCTGACCCCGGGGGAGATTGTCGATCAGCTTCTTCTCATGCAGTCCCTTTCTTCAAGCCGGATCAGTCATGTCGTTTTTATGGGAATGGGCGAGCCGATGCTCAACTTCGATAATGTCCTGACCTCAATTCGCCTTATGAACAAGGAGATTGGCATTGGCATGAGACGAATGACGATTTCAACCGTCGGAATCGTTCCGCGCATTTTAGATTTGGCAAAGGAGAAACTTCAGATTACGCTCGCTGTCTCGCTTCATGCGCCAAACGACGAACTTAGGAAGTCGCTGATGCCGGTTGCCAAAAAGTGGTCGATCGCCGAACTGCTCGATGCCTGCCGAAGTTACTTCGCTCAAACGGGCCGTCGCGTTACCTTCGAGTATCTCCTTCTTAAAGGGATTAACGACCAGGCAGAACACGCGGACCAACTCGCAGGTCTGCTTAAGGGCTTCCCTTGCCTGGTCAACCTCATTCCGTTTAACTTTGTTCGTACAGACTTAAACTTTCAGCGCCCCGGCTCATCGCAAGTTCGACTGTTCCGAGATAAGCTGACCGAAAAAGGCATCGAAACCACCCAACGCGAGGAGAAAGGCCACGACATTGCAGCAGCCTGCGGTCAGTTGAAAGGAAGCCGGTTGTGA
- a CDS encoding glycosyltransferase family 39 protein gives MNRSIALIALVAFRIAYALLATRIDPYLRQDPLHGDSVFHDEMAWILASEGRLEFTKGLQTSPLYIYLMASVYWVFGHAPDAVRVVNAILGVLSAFGAAACARKLFDERIAHWTFWLTALHPQLILLSGWLYTENLVIPLVVWSIWLLWDGSRIRSAILVGLLALTRANLLPLLPLFAIWTWRKEGWKPAGIFLLASALIIAPYVIYISSRFDRFVPISLGGFVLFWSNNPEADGGFAMKPPERIALKGEEVVVADFTKADNWVDGDRKYMDLALAWIKENPTDFASLVWQKTRLTLSPIGLQKPEHRSAKSVLIDFAYWIFLIIAHIGFFVGARVRSRDLWLIAIVWFVSWFFIWLYAGGSRTLLHMAPFMVLFFVRALVLARQPVTARYIETR, from the coding sequence GTGAACCGGTCGATCGCCCTCATCGCGCTCGTCGCCTTTCGCATCGCTTACGCACTGTTGGCGACGAGGATCGATCCCTACTTGCGTCAAGACCCTTTGCACGGCGATTCCGTCTTTCACGACGAGATGGCATGGATTCTGGCCAGCGAAGGTCGATTGGAGTTTACCAAAGGCCTCCAGACATCGCCGCTCTACATCTATCTAATGGCGTCTGTCTATTGGGTTTTTGGGCACGCGCCGGATGCCGTCAGGGTGGTCAATGCGATTTTGGGAGTACTCTCTGCCTTTGGCGCTGCCGCTTGCGCGCGCAAACTGTTTGACGAGCGAATCGCCCACTGGACGTTTTGGCTCACTGCCCTGCACCCACAACTGATCTTGCTCAGCGGCTGGCTCTATACCGAAAACCTTGTCATACCCTTGGTTGTCTGGTCGATTTGGCTATTGTGGGACGGGTCGCGCATCCGTTCGGCCATTCTGGTCGGACTTCTGGCGTTGACCCGGGCCAATCTTTTGCCGCTTCTGCCCCTCTTTGCGATCTGGACATGGCGCAAGGAAGGATGGAAACCTGCGGGCATCTTCCTGCTCGCCTCAGCGCTGATCATAGCGCCGTATGTAATCTACATCTCCAGCCGATTTGACAGATTTGTACCAATTTCGCTTGGCGGATTTGTACTTTTCTGGAGCAACAACCCGGAAGCGGACGGTGGATTTGCCATGAAGCCCCCCGAACGGATCGCGCTTAAGGGAGAGGAAGTGGTCGTCGCCGACTTTACAAAGGCGGACAACTGGGTCGATGGCGACCGAAAGTACATGGATCTCGCTCTTGCCTGGATCAAGGAAAACCCGACCGATTTTGCAAGCCTTGTTTGGCAAAAGACGCGCCTCACGCTCAGTCCCATTGGTCTGCAGAAACCAGAGCACCGGAGCGCGAAGAGTGTGCTGATCGACTTCGCCTACTGGATCTTCCTGATCATTGCTCACATTGGGTTCTTTGTCGGCGCTCGCGTTCGTTCGCGCGATCTTTGGCTGATTGCAATCGTCTGGTTCGTCAGCTGGTTCTTCATCTGGCTCTATGCCGGCGGTTCGCGCACCCTTTTGCACATGGCGCCGTTCATGGTCCTCTTTTTCGTTCGCGCCCTCGTGCTGGCTCGACAACCCGTAACCGCCAGGTATATTGAAACCCGATGA